One stretch of Sander lucioperca isolate FBNREF2018 chromosome 13, SLUC_FBN_1.2, whole genome shotgun sequence DNA includes these proteins:
- the LOC116065178 gene encoding uncharacterized protein LOC116065178 isoform X3, with protein sequence MEAVWNRRGSKEHFWRSQHLRLNDLKEKAKAAGLRSDYLFKDNIPESPRPEFYVSHVKHDTDKEGLRGIRTDNGFKAPFKDPSSGFDLLWWSLSVGPDEITSAERRLLEKTYPDQMDLLEKFTTSPAFLKTSRLGSYRFTFPLKDLLEAYREQFCSDAPPVMRVFKTVLYKQEVNHVVLVHSPDQEHQFSDYPLLTDNPDAVCTYRDGCFIWRPEAMSGTHGYELIVGSDQMEAQLLSRSQTEHYVWDNVSIALHVPNKQVLNFAGRLRENLKSCRREILTKDGVTYEDFPTGELVNELWPDHPSPLEKDE encoded by the exons ATGGAAGCAGTATGGAACAGGAGAGGATCTAAGGAACATTTTTGGAGAAGTCAGCACTTAAGGCTAAATGATTTAAAAGAGAAAGCTAAAGCTGCAGGTTTGCGAAGTGATTATCTCTTCAAAGACAACATCCCCGAATCTCCTCGCCCAGAGTTTTATGTATCTCATGTCAAACATGACACAGACAAAGAGGGATTGCGAGGCATCAGGACGGATAACGGCTTCAAG GCCCCCTTCAAGGACCCGTCCTCTGGGTTTGATCTGCTGTGGTGGAGTCTGTCTGTTGGACCTGATGAGATAACGTCAGCTGAGAGGAGACTCCTGGAGAAAACCTACCCAGATCAGATGGATCTCCTGGAGAAGTTCACCACCTCTCCAGCCTTCCTGAAGACCTCCAGGCTGGGCTCGTACCGCTTCACCTTCCCCCTGAAGGACCTACTAGAGGCCTACAGAGAACAG TTTTGCTCCGACGCTCCTCCCGTAATGCGGGTGTTCAAGACTGTCCTGTACAAACAGGAAGTGAATCACGTTGTGCTGGTCCACAGTCCAGATCAGGAGCATCAGTTCTCTGACTATCCTCTGCTGACTGACAACCCAGACGCTGTCTGCACTTACAGAGACGGCTGCTTCATCTGGAGGCCTGAGGCCATGAGTGGGACACACGG ATATGAGTTGATTGTGGGATCTGATCAGATGGAAGCCCAGCTGTTGAGTCGTAGCCAAACTGAGCATTATGTTTGGGATAACGTCTCCATCGCCCTGCATGTGCCGAATAAACAG gTGCTGAACTTTGCCGGCCGACTGAGAGAGAACCTCAAGTCCTGCCGTAGAGAAATACTTACAAAGGATGGTGTCACATATGAAGACTTCCCAACAGGGGAGCTTGTTAATGAATTGTGGCCTGACCATCCCTCCCCACTGGAGAAAGATGAATAG